One genomic region from Zalophus californianus isolate mZalCal1 chromosome 2, mZalCal1.pri.v2, whole genome shotgun sequence encodes:
- the C2H8orf48 gene encoding uncharacterized protein C8orf48 homolog, which translates to MADLSDETLTDEGQSSSSFSSSGGLPPWSHASGNGRTMHLEYRDKQSELSDYQNNENKFSRKWINYHKGKETNSGQYQSDTKLRTETTQVSDEELNALQSFCAVKINLIHRKANSKEKKRSRHQKPQLRLDAEASEKDTLNCTVPDELLNRIYLKNMRTIPKQVATAKQHISSWCPHCNRKRAELAQSAFLRQKKTLLESFLLQEKIDKHLYTKDFLTLIGDAHQEGFPRLSDDPRIIWKRLNEKSQIRYYGFERSDAEQMWQNEKSACHSPFLYYLTKPPTLSKQEIEFTNDNV; encoded by the coding sequence ATGGCAGACCTTTCTGACGAGACGCTGACTGATGAGGGACAGAGTTCCAGTTCTTTCAGCTCCTCTGGAGGACTGCCGCCCTGGTCCCATGCCTCTGGGAATGGAAGGACTATGCACTTGGAGTATCGAGACAAACAATCTGAGCTTTCAGACtaccaaaataatgaaaacaagttCAGTAGAAAATGGATCAACTATCACAAGGGCAAAGAAACTAACTCTGGACAATACCAATCAGACACTAAACTTCGAACAGAAACCACTCAGGTATCTGATGAAGAACTGAATGCTCTGCAGTCTTTTTGTGCTGTTAAGATAAACCTGATCCATCGCAAAGCAAACtctaaggagaaaaagaggagcaGACACCAAAAGCCACAGCTTAGATTGGATGCAGAGGCTTCGGAGAAAGATACCTTAAACTGTACCGTCCCTGATGAACTTCTGAACAGAATCTACCTAAAAAACATGAGGACAATACCAAAACAGGTGGCGACAGCTAAGCAACACATTTCTTCTTGGTGTCCCCATTGCAACAGAAAAAGAGCAGAACTGGCCCAGTCTGCCTTTCTGCGACAGAAGAAGACTTTACTGGAGTCATTTCTACTCCAAGAGAAGATAGACAAACACCTTTACACCAAAGACTTTCTTACCCTTATTGGAGATGCACATCAGGAGGGTTTTCCCAGGCTTTCAGATGACCCCAGAATAATCTGGAAAAGACTGAATGAGAAAAGTCAGATCAGATACTATGGTTTTGAAAGGTCAGATGCAGAGCAGATGTGGCAGAATGAAAAAAGCGCTTGTCACTCACCTTTTCTCTACTACTTGACCAAGCCACCTACTCTATCCAAACAGGAGATAGAGTTTACCAATGATAATGTGTAA